In Oryza glaberrima chromosome 8, OglaRS2, whole genome shotgun sequence, the following are encoded in one genomic region:
- the LOC127781206 gene encoding F-box/FBD/LRR-repeat protein At1g13570-like, producing MADVQAPPPPPPPSGQRRRVGPAPDALGSLPLDVLDSILSRLHIHDVVRTSALSRSWRRRWESLPTVDLTRSPGISASDVDALLLRRTAPARSFRLATRDRSWSPTAFHDWLLRLSRGGGGGGLRDLELTLRYTYINSKLNSCFFSFRGLTSLRLHCCGLPHVPTEFAGFPNLKTMYLSVVKVQRHGGRGLATLIAASPVLQEVTLIDVVLIGDGPDEDWVIRASNLRKLTIALGSEYGGRMEDLPRLEECCLFGLNYAKYLTGMARVTKLTFYCNCMLSTEVDVLERLPFLFENLRSLILGVNFCMMSHILAIFCLLRSAPVLEELDVWGAQEMEANDVFLNAQWINHMFAKLHVVRMKKVSCLNNEMHFIEFILSKARVLRVLSLTLASDSLSSIEEAIIDITEYPRASPDAQVIFMGVEPESANNDMNGFLDLSAEFPDVEEEETSGLGSLDTVHPRRRQRSNGESVAQLQLLQEQLQELEKEKDQHHKPTVEELKEIIQEGKKNAIKFQNYFESTIQSLSKQHDLSQFRLPPLPEFPSELSSHPVTTRPGDTPVDPADNVAANVPEDSREGHATSGDADVHVRSPIDFVAKCVGNGCAESPEDQI from the exons ATGGCGGACgtgcaggcgccgccgccgccgccgccgccgagcggccagcggcggcgcgtcgggCCAGCGCCGGACGCCCTGGGCTCGCTCCCCCTCGACGTCCTCGACAGCATCCTCTCCCGCCTCCACATCCACGACGTGGTCCGCACCTCCGCGCTGTCCCGAtcgtggcgccgccgctgggaGTCGCTCCCCACCGTCGACCTCACGCGGAGCCCCGGCATCAGCGCCTCCGACGTGGAcgcgctgctcctccgccgcaccgcgcccgcCCGCTCCTTCCGCCTCGCCACGCGCGACCGCTCCTGGTCCCCTACCGCCTTCCACGACTGGCTCCTCCGcctctcccgcggcggcggcggcggcggcctccgcgaCCTGGAGCTGACCCTCCGGTACACGTACATCAACAGCAAGCTCAACTCCTGCTTCTTCTCCTTTCGCGGGCTCACCTCGCTGAGACTCCATTGCTGCGGCCTCCCGCACGTGCCCACTGAGTTCGCCGGGTTCCCGAATCTGAAGACGATGTACCTCTCGGTGGTCAAAGTTCAGAGGCACGGGGGAAGGGGGTTGGCCACCCTGATTGCTGCATCGCCGGTGCTCCAGGAGGTGACTCTCATCGACGTAGTGCTCATCGGAGATGGACCCGACGAAGATTGGGTGATTCGGGCTTCCAATCTGCGGAAATTGACGATAGCTCTTGGCTCTGAATATGGTGGCCGGATGGAAGACCTTCCACGGCTGGAGGAATGTTGTCTCTTTGGCCTGAATTATGCCAAATACTTGACGGGGATGGCGCGAGTCACCAAGCTCACTTTCTACTGCAATTGCATGTTG TCAACTGAAGTTGACGTGCTGGAGCGATTGCCGTTCCTGTTTGAGAACCTTAGAAGCTTAATCCTTGGAGTGAATTTTTGTATGATGTCTCACATCTTGGCTATTTTCTGCCTACTTAGAAGTGCGCCTGTTCTTGAAGAACTCGATGTTTGG GGTGCCCAGGAAATGGAAGCAAATGATGTGTTCTTGAATGCTCAGTGGATCAATCATATGTTTGCCAAACTTCATGTTGTGCGCATGAAGAAGGTTTCTTGCCTCAATAATGAGATGCACTTTATAGAGTTCATTCTGTCCAAGGCAAGAGTACTGCGAGTGCTTTCCCTCACTCTTGCGTCTGATTCCCTGAGCAGTATTGAGGAAGCAATTATTGATATAACAGAATATCCAAGAGCATCACCTGATGCGCAGGTCATCTTCATGGGTGTAGAGCCAGAATCTGCAAATAA tgATATGAATGGTTTCCTGGATTTATCCGCTGAGTTTCCTgacgtggaggaggaagagacaTCAGGCTTAGGATCGCTGGATACTGTACACCCTCGGAGAAGGCAGCGATCCAACGGGGAGTCTGTAGCTCAGCTGCAGCTGCTTCAGGAGCAGCTGCAAGAGCTGGAAAAGGAGAAGGATCAGCACCACAAGCCTACGGTGGAAGAATTGAAAGAGATTATCCAGGAGGGTAAAAAAAACGcaattaaatttcaaaattactTCGAATCTACCATCCAG TCTCTGTCTAAGCAACACGACCTTAGCCAATTTAGGCTTCCCCCATTGCCAGAGTTCCCATCGGAGCTGTCATCTCATCCG GTCACCACCAGACCAGGAGACACTCCTGTCGATCCTGCTGACAATGTTGCTGCTAATGTACCTGAGGATTCTCGAGAAGGCCATGCTACTTCTGGTGATGCTGATGTTCATGTCCGTTCTCCAATAGACTTCGTTGCCAAATGTGTTGGGAATGGTTGTGCAGAATCTCCAGAAGACCAAATCTGA
- the LOC127781958 gene encoding uncharacterized protein LOC127781958 has product MLHSSIFSCCELTQLELADCYIPGLPTCFAGFPNLTSLRLSDVGFPDGAKGLEILLARSPLLKSLSLLMLLFPAKNGVYHQWVIQAPNLQNFFITGLYDDGWQIGDLTFLEEATVDWPLYSFDRDFVKLITGLSQARELDFAMPVRDVNVLEGLSCSFKNLKCLSLCTSLHLLSNVLSFFCIIRNASKLETLRIKLFDDSTQDDEVDNDFLNGQWTDDLFSNLKSVYVRNMTCKLSEMHFIEFILSKARNLEKNDVCLAEDCSKSNEEAVIELAK; this is encoded by the exons ATGCTGCATTCCTCTATCTTCTCGTGCTGCGAGCTCACCCAGCTCGAACTTGCAGACTGCTACATCCCAGGGTTGCCAACCTGCTTCGCGGGGTTCCCAAATCTAACCAGTCTAAGATTATCAGATGTTGGCTTCCCAGATGGAGCAAAAGGATTGGAGATATTGCTCGCTAGATCGCCATTGCTAAAGAGCCTTTCACTCCTGATGTTGCTGTTTCCTGCTAAAAACGGGGTGTATCACCAGTGGGTTATTCAGGCTCCAAATCTCCAGAACTTTTTTATTACTGGACTGTATGACGATGGTTGGCAGATCGGTGATCTCACGTTCCTTGAGGAAGCAACAGTCGATTGGCCATTATACTCATTTGACCGTGATTTCGTCAAGCTTATTACAGGGTTGTCTCAAGCAAGGGAGCTCGACTTTGCAATGCCG GTGAGAGATGTTAATGTTCTGGAGGGACTGTCGTGCTCCTTTAAGAATCTGAAATGTTTATCGTTATGTACAAGTCTTCACTTGTTGTCAAATGTTTTGTCGTTTTTTTGTATAATCAGGAATGCTTCTAAACTCGAAACTTTGCGTATTAAG CTCTTTGATGATTCCACTCAAGACGATGAAGTTGATAATGATTTTCTAAATGGACAGTGGACTGATGACTTATTCTCCAATCTTAAAAGTGTTTACGTGAGAAATATGACGTGCAAGTTAAGTGAGATGCATTTTATTGAGTTTATTTTGTCAAAGGCAAGAAATCTTGAAAAAAATGATGTCTGCCTAGCTGAAGATTGTTCGAAATCTAATGAAGAGGCAGTTATAGAACttgcaaaataa